A genomic stretch from Gemmobacter sp. 24YEA27 includes:
- the gmd gene encoding GDP-mannose 4,6-dehydratase, with the protein MKKALITGITGQDGSYLAEFLLEKGYEVHGIKRRASSFNTQRVDHIYQDPHVSNAHFRLHYGDLTDSSNLTRILQEVQPDEVYNLGAQSHVAVSFEAPEYTADVDGIGTLRLLEAIRFLGLEKKTRFYQASTSELYGLVQETPQRETTPFWPRSPYAVAKLYAYWITVNYREAYGIYACNGILFNHESPRRGETFVTRKITRGLANIAQGLEPCLFMGNIDSLRDWGHAKDYVRMQWMMLQQDVAEDFVIATGVQYSVRQFITWSAQELGIELAFTGEGVSEIATVVSVSGDKAPAVRPGDVVMRIDPRYFRPAEVETLLGDPAKAKEKLGWVPEITVQEMCSEMVAEDLKVAKRHAFLKAHGHDVQVSVEG; encoded by the coding sequence ATGAAAAAGGCCCTTATCACCGGCATCACAGGCCAGGACGGCTCTTACCTGGCCGAATTCCTGCTGGAAAAGGGCTATGAGGTGCATGGGATCAAGCGCCGTGCCTCGTCTTTCAACACGCAGCGTGTCGATCACATCTACCAGGATCCGCATGTCTCGAACGCGCATTTCCGGCTGCATTACGGCGATCTGACCGACAGTTCCAACCTGACCCGCATCCTGCAGGAAGTGCAGCCCGACGAGGTCTATAACCTCGGCGCGCAAAGCCATGTCGCAGTGTCTTTCGAGGCGCCGGAATATACCGCCGATGTCGACGGGATCGGCACTTTGCGCCTGCTGGAAGCGATCCGCTTCCTCGGGCTGGAGAAGAAGACCCGCTTCTACCAGGCCTCGACCTCCGAACTTTATGGCCTTGTGCAGGAGACCCCGCAGCGCGAGACCACGCCCTTCTGGCCCCGGTCTCCTTACGCGGTGGCCAAGCTCTATGCCTATTGGATCACGGTGAATTACCGCGAGGCTTACGGCATCTATGCCTGCAACGGCATCCTCTTCAACCATGAGAGCCCGCGCCGGGGCGAGACCTTTGTCACCCGCAAGATCACCCGCGGTCTCGCGAATATCGCCCAAGGGCTGGAGCCCTGTCTCTTCATGGGCAATATCGACAGCTTGCGCGACTGGGGCCATGCGAAAGACTATGTCCGGATGCAATGGATGATGCTGCAACAGGACGTGGCCGAGGATTTCGTCATCGCCACCGGTGTGCAATATTCGGTGCGCCAGTTCATCACCTGGTCGGCGCAGGAACTGGGGATCGAACTTGCCTTCACCGGCGAGGGTGTGAGCGAAATCGCCACCGTGGTCTCGGTCTCGGGCGACAAGGCGCCTGCGGTCAGGCCGGGCGATGTCGTCATGCGCATCGACCCGCGCTACTTCCGCCCGGCCGAAGTGGAAACCCTGCTCGGCGATCCGGCAAAGGCAAAAGAAAAACTCGGCTGGGTGCCCGAGATCACTGTTCAGGAAATGTGCTCCGAGATGGTGGCCGAAGACCTGAAAGTCGCAAAACGCCACGCCTTCCTGAAAGCCCACGGCCATGACGTGCAGGTAAGTGTCGAAGGTTAA
- a CDS encoding WcaI family glycosyltransferase: MISTGLYTTGLAEAMAEAGDQVSVVTAQPYFPAWKVFPGHSRFFWSRGELPSGVRYIRCPHYVPAKPTGARRILHHASFALTSFPVLAWKALIGRPDMVLVIAPALLPAPFAWALARLSGAKCWLHVQDFEVEAAFATGLLKPASLAGRLARKFDRWIHRRFDRVSTISGPMLRKLSEKGLPPGRIFELRNWARLDDVTPLTGPSPYREEFGITEEHVLLYSGNIANKQGLEILPDVAQRLAHRKDLRFVICGQGPFLDELKTLSSGLDNISFFPLQPLERLGDLLGLASLHLLPQIAGVSESVLPSKLTNMLASGRPVLATAEPGTALADEIADCGSVTPPGDAAALAEAISAMLDNPEQREACGLAARARALEHWDNKRILERFRLAAHDLTGQPQPIAHPAAKATEASLIKRTRQT, encoded by the coding sequence ATGATTTCGACGGGGCTCTATACAACCGGCCTTGCCGAGGCGATGGCAGAGGCTGGCGATCAGGTCAGCGTGGTCACCGCCCAGCCCTATTTCCCGGCCTGGAAAGTGTTTCCCGGCCATTCGCGCTTTTTCTGGAGCCGGGGCGAACTGCCTTCGGGGGTCCGCTATATCCGCTGTCCGCATTACGTGCCGGCAAAGCCCACCGGCGCGCGGCGTATTCTGCACCATGCCAGCTTCGCGCTGACCTCCTTTCCGGTTCTGGCCTGGAAAGCCCTTATCGGGCGCCCCGATATGGTGCTGGTGATCGCGCCTGCGCTGCTGCCTGCCCCCTTCGCCTGGGCGCTGGCGCGGCTTTCGGGGGCGAAATGCTGGCTGCATGTGCAGGATTTCGAGGTCGAGGCCGCCTTTGCCACCGGCCTTCTGAAACCGGCCAGCCTTGCCGGCCGCCTGGCCCGGAAATTCGACCGCTGGATCCATCGCCGCTTTGACAGGGTCAGCACGATCTCGGGCCCGATGCTGCGCAAACTGTCGGAAAAAGGCCTGCCGCCCGGCCGCATTTTCGAACTGCGCAACTGGGCCAGGCTGGATGATGTCACGCCCCTGACCGGCCCGTCGCCTTACCGCGAGGAATTCGGCATCACCGAAGAGCATGTGCTGCTTTACTCTGGCAATATCGCGAATAAGCAAGGGCTTGAGATCCTTCCCGATGTGGCGCAACGGCTGGCGCATCGCAAGGATCTGCGCTTTGTGATCTGCGGCCAGGGGCCGTTCCTCGATGAGCTGAAGACGCTTTCCTCTGGTCTCGACAATATCTCCTTCTTCCCGCTGCAACCGCTGGAGCGGCTGGGGGATCTCCTGGGCCTTGCGAGCCTGCATCTCCTGCCCCAGATCGCGGGCGTCTCAGAATCGGTGCTGCCCTCGAAACTGACCAATATGCTGGCCTCGGGCCGCCCGGTTCTGGCCACCGCCGAGCCGGGCACCGCGCTGGCCGATGAGATCGCAGATTGCGGCAGTGTCACGCCGCCCGGCGATGCGGCAGCACTGGCAGAGGCGATTTCCGCGATGCTCGACAACCCTGAACAGCGCGAGGCCTGCGGGCTCGCCGCCCGGGCCCGCGCCCTGGAACATTGGGACAATAAGCGCATTCTCGAGCGCTTCCGCCTTGCCGCCCATGACCTGACCGGCCAGCCCCAGCCCATTGCCCATCCTGCCGCCAAAGCGACAGAAGCTTCCCTGATCAAGAGAACGAGACAGACATGA